From Spirosoma agri, one genomic window encodes:
- a CDS encoding response regulator transcription factor yields MTPARILFVEDDVNLGFVIRDTLENVPFAVTHCINGVDAWVTFQTERFDICLLDVMLPQSDGFTLARQIRAINARIPILFLSALANKDDRLEGLRLGADDYLTKPFSIEELILKINVFLRRTAPITEPKALASVLLDYPNLTLTLNGQTQILTHREADVMAYLLAHPNVLVRRDELLRAVWGDDDYFMGRSLDVFISRLRKRLANTPGIRIDNVHGVGFVLRQ; encoded by the coding sequence TTGACACCGGCCCGCATTCTGTTCGTTGAAGATGACGTTAATCTCGGTTTTGTGATTCGGGATACGCTCGAAAATGTGCCGTTTGCGGTGACGCACTGCATCAATGGTGTCGACGCCTGGGTTACTTTTCAGACCGAGCGATTTGACATATGCCTGCTGGATGTGATGCTACCACAGAGCGACGGATTTACGTTGGCGCGCCAAATCAGGGCCATCAACGCGCGGATTCCGATTCTGTTCCTGAGTGCGCTGGCCAACAAGGACGATCGCCTGGAGGGACTTCGGCTTGGTGCCGACGATTACCTGACCAAACCGTTCAGCATCGAAGAACTGATCCTGAAAATCAACGTGTTTCTTCGCCGAACGGCACCGATAACGGAACCGAAGGCGCTGGCCTCTGTCCTGCTCGACTATCCGAATCTAACCCTTACGCTCAATGGGCAAACGCAAATCCTTACGCATCGCGAAGCCGATGTAATGGCCTATCTGCTCGCCCATCCCAATGTGCTTGTCCGGCGGGATGAACTGCTGCGGGCGGTTTGGGGTGACGACGATTATTTTATGGGTCGCAGCCTTGATGTGTTCATCTCCCGACTTCGCAAACGACTCGCGAATACTCCCGGCATCCGGATCGACAATGTGCACGGCGTAGGATTCGTTCTGCGTCAGTAG
- a CDS encoding alpha/beta hydrolase family protein gives MVTPKSILSLLLISSMLFLVPTSCKQSNGSDPITPAPARVLTKSTLLGTFTPEQLRSRYTGSSQLLQAFIKFGVSVYRLEYTTTNTDGKSITASGAVVVPTTTNATPMLSLQHGTIIGDSEAPSNFSSSSEVYTFGTLFASQGYVISAPDYIGYGASKDILHTYEHRKGLATASLDMIRATRDFLSDKSINWNKRLFIAGYSEGGYATLALQKKIEEETGSEFNLVASSCGAGAYDKPAFMKQIINGTTSGVASINRLYVWVLLTYDRLYGLNRPVSYYFKEPYATQIATQVAANSLDININVSLNQTFTDTFKKGVIDGTDNAFLAAVQDNDIHDWKPKTPLRLYHGDADDTVFFLNSQNAYDAMKKQGAANVQLITIPGGNHASSILPYISGTYDFFSSIQ, from the coding sequence ATGGTTACACCTAAATCGATTTTATCCCTGCTGCTGATCAGCAGTATGCTTTTCCTTGTTCCCACAAGTTGTAAACAGTCAAACGGTTCGGATCCGATAACACCCGCTCCTGCCCGTGTATTGACGAAAAGCACACTGCTTGGCACTTTCACACCCGAACAGTTACGAAGTCGCTACACCGGCTCGTCTCAGCTACTCCAGGCATTTATAAAGTTCGGCGTCAGCGTATACCGATTGGAGTACACAACGACCAATACCGATGGTAAATCCATCACGGCTTCGGGGGCGGTGGTTGTGCCAACAACGACCAATGCCACCCCGATGCTGAGTCTGCAACACGGTACAATTATTGGGGACAGTGAAGCACCATCAAATTTTAGTTCGAGTAGTGAAGTGTATACGTTCGGGACCCTGTTTGCTTCGCAGGGATACGTTATATCCGCGCCTGACTATATCGGTTATGGGGCATCGAAGGACATTCTACATACGTATGAACACCGTAAGGGCTTAGCCACTGCGTCGTTGGATATGATCCGCGCAACGCGTGATTTTCTGAGCGACAAGAGCATTAACTGGAACAAGCGGCTGTTTATCGCGGGCTACTCCGAAGGGGGGTATGCAACGCTGGCTTTGCAGAAGAAAATTGAGGAAGAAACGGGTAGCGAGTTCAATCTGGTCGCGTCGAGTTGCGGGGCAGGGGCTTACGACAAGCCCGCTTTTATGAAGCAGATCATCAACGGAACGACAAGCGGTGTGGCCAGTATCAACCGGCTTTACGTATGGGTGCTGTTAACCTACGATCGGCTTTATGGTCTTAATCGTCCGGTATCCTACTACTTCAAAGAACCGTATGCCACGCAGATCGCTACGCAGGTGGCGGCCAATAGTTTAGACATCAACATTAACGTCAGTCTGAATCAGACGTTCACGGATACGTTCAAAAAAGGAGTCATCGATGGTACCGACAATGCCTTTCTGGCTGCGGTTCAGGATAATGACATTCACGACTGGAAGCCTAAAACGCCACTCCGGCTTTATCACGGTGATGCGGACGATACGGTATTTTTCCTGAATTCGCAGAACGCTTACGACGCCATGAAGAAGCAAGGCGCTGCTAATGTACAATTGATTACCATACCCGGTGGTAATCACGCGTCGTCTATACTGCCGTACATCAGTGGTACGTACGATTTCTTTAGTTCGATTCAGTAG